The following are encoded together in the Parabacteroides chongii genome:
- a CDS encoding NVEALA domain-containing protein, with protein sequence MNKKIWGAALIATMAIAAGWNYQQNKQCVELSDLASANVEALASGEGTNPGDPCYTGSYNSSLPEATKCDQPCKKQRCGGDTDKCY encoded by the coding sequence ATGAATAAAAAAATTTGGGGAGCAGCTCTTATCGCTACTATGGCTATTGCAGCCGGCTGGAATTACCAGCAGAACAAACAATGTGTCGAACTCTCTGACTTGGCGTCGGCTAATGTGGAAGCATTGGCTAGCGGAGAAGGAACTAATCCCGGTGACCCTTGTTACACTGGATCTTATAATAGTTCTTTACCTGAAGCCACAAAATGTGATCAGCCTTGCAAAAAACAAAGATGTGGTGGAGATACTGATAAATGTTACTAA